The genomic interval TTCTTTCTAAATAAACATAGTGCTAAAACTAAGTGTACTTATAGTGTGCTATTTCTTCAGTTTTACTTCTTTCTAAATAAACATAGTGCTAAAACCTCAAATCTAAAGGCACCAACTCAATACTTTTTCAAAATTGAGGCTTAGCACTATCAAAAGAAGTCAAACATTAAACTCGATTGATAAAGTTAACCCACATCATCACGAATAAAGTCACATAGTCATTACTTAATCGTTCATCGTTGTATTAACTTTTCTCTATCATATGATATTAAGTTTAGTATAACTTAATTGTAATGATTTATAAACTTAAAATACCGTTTAAACTCAGAAAGGTTTTCACCTACAAATTCGTGGTATGCGATCATGTGAGTCAATTGATAACTCACCATTTCATCTGGAATAAATAACGATAATTCTTCTTTTATTTTTTCAATGTCATGACACTCTTTATTACTTTTACAAAGAAATATGTTTTCTTCGTTAATGATGATAGAAGGATGATTGGTGAAAACAATCGTTGTGAAATGATACTTCTTTAAAAGTTGCATAAATACTTCTATATCGCGAATACCGAGGTGAGACTCCGGAAATAATACAATCAAAATGTTTTCTTTTGTTGAGTGAATGAGTAGATCAATGAATGCTTTTCTTTTATTTATTTCACTTAAATCCTCAAGCTCGTTATGAAAATCTAATCCAAACAATTTTAGCAATCTTCTCAACTTAAAAATCGATGGTTGCAATTCTATTTGATAGTCATCATCGTATATACCTAGCGTATTTTTTAAATCAATTAGACTTTGTTCAAACTTTAAAAATGAGTGATTTGCTTTTTCATAATTAATAATTTGTTCTTCAAAAATTTGATACACTTTTTCTTCTATCAATTTTTGCCCTAATAGATTTCTATCTCCACAATTCAAAATAATCGGATGAAAGTTTTTCGGGCTAATCGTCTCATAATCGTCTGATATAAAATGTGCAAATTGATTTTCTACGACAGGTTTATTCGTCATATAGTCCATAAAATCTTGTATAAAAGTTCCACACAGAGCAGTATCTTCAAAAGTTATAATATTTACACTTTCTTCTTTAATTTCGAGAACCTCTGTGACATGACTCGCAATTTTCATAATTCAATCACTCTTTCAGAACTTAAGCCTATTTGGCCTTTTGGAGGGGTTCCAACTAGATACTTCATATTTGAAAACTGATTTTCTGTTACAACCAACGCCTGGACTATTCCATTTGAAGGTACCACACTTTTTAATTTTGTGATTTGATGATTTAATGTAGAACTGTTAAAAATTAACTTACAATATATAGAGAATTGGAGTCTCACATACCCTTCATTCGTTAGAAATTTAACAAATTGCCGATATGCACGTCTTTCACTCGATGTCTCTACTGGTAAGTCGAACATTAAAATTAATCTCAAATATCTCACCTCAACATATATCCCCTTATTAATCAATTTTTCTTTTTTAAAATCCATGTTAAATTAATATGTCCAAGTTGGTATTTTTATAACTTCTATATCTCCACTTGACAAATATTTAAATAAACTGTCTACATAGATTTCTACAGCATTTAGAAAAAAATATCTTTTATTATCAACTATTAACCTTCTATTTAAAATATTCAGTATTGCTCTTTTTTGGTCTGTTTCAAATTGTTGCTCTACATTTTTTAAAACCAAATAATCTATGAGTGGTCTGAAAATCTCCATAAAGTCAGACGCTAAATTATAAATATTGAATTCATTACGGTGTTTGATGCCCAATTCAGTAAGATAGCCCTTACTTACAATCGTTCTTGCTACAATCGCTAATAATACTTGATAACCATAATCCATAGCAGCATTTTGAGCAGTGTCATCACCCCGTGCATGCCCATGGTCTAGTATGATGTTAAAATAAACTTTTGCCGCATGTCCTTCACGATTGGTACTATCATCTAACTCTACACTATTCACAAACGCGTCAAATAAGTCTGTACTACTTTCTTTAAAAAATTCTTGAACAACTTGCTTTTGATTTAAAATTTTGTATTTGACTAATAGCTGCCAAAGTTCTGCTTTTCTTTCACTTTTCCAGCTGATTTGATTTTGGATGAGTCTCACTTGTCTATGATGACCGTATAGGGGGAGTAAAACTGTATTCGGCAAATGTTTCGTATTACATAAAATCGTTACAATCTTCTGATCACTTAATGCATTCATGAGATGTCCAGTCATTGAAACGTTAGGGTGTTCAATGACTAGACACAGGATTTCATTTAAAGGAATACGACTTAAATTTTCACCTTTAACAATTAATTGATTCATTCTAAGTGACAATTTCGATTCTTTCGTTATGATTACTGTTCTAAAGCTCATTTCTAGACTCCGCTAATTTAAACAATGACTTAGGTTTCGTTGTTTTCAAACCTGAAATTGATGTATATGCGATTTTAACATCTCTCCCTTTTCCTAAAAATGCACGATTACTCATACTGTTTTTTCGACTTCCTATCTTTTCTGATCTTACTGCTGATGCTTTAACGACTTTAAATAATTCGTCTAATGCTTTTACAAAATCTTCATGACTTTGATTTGATTGAGAGAAAAGTGTTTTAACTCTTTCCTCTTTTAACGCACTGTTTAAATAATGGCGATATTCGTTCGTCACTTTTTCAGCTATATCATCATATACATTTACTAACTCTTCAACACTTGTTTCTTTATTGTTCAACGCATTGTATAAAGAAAGTTGTTTCTCAACAGTTAACTCGAATTGTTTTGCATTAATTACTTCATTGCTCGAAACAAAATAGCATGGATGATTATTAATGTATAACAAGTCACCTTTATTAAGTGAATAAACGATATGGGCATCTAATACCTCCTCTTTATTCTCACGTCGCGCTAAGTATAATGCTAGCTCTTTCTCATTACCATTTTTAAATTTATAAAAATCAAACACATAATGATCAATCATTTGATATTGCATTTTCACTTTTCCTTTTTTAGTCGCTGTTTTGATTGCGACGACAAATGTTTGATAAGTAGTGAGACTCGAATAAACTGCATCTGTACTTTTATCAGATTCATACTTTAGTTCTGCTGTTTTTGGCGATAGTGCTGTTTGTTTATAAAATTGTTGTGGTATATTTGCTAACTTTTTAGAGTAATTGATTTTAAAATGATTCATATCTAACTTGATTTTTGAAATAAGCCGTTCACCTTGGCTCACTTCCATTTTTTCGAGTTTTTTGAAAAAGAATAGTTCTCTCGTCTTTTGCTTCGTGTTGAACTCACCTAAAGCTTTCCATTTCTCTCTTACTTTCTCCCATTTAAAATTGAAATCAAATAAATCTACATTAGGATAAGCAAGTTGCGCTCCGTGATATACGACACCATTCAAATAGGCATCAATCGCGTGATGTGCATCGTTCATTTGACGTATTTTAGGAATATCAAATTTCTTTCTAAATTCAGTCACCATTTTCGCCTTCATTGGAATCACTTTTGCATCCGGATATTCTTCTTTAAGGAAATCTCTCACATGTACCGAAATCTGCCGCGTTTCGACGAGCTGACGTTGGATAAATCCCTCCTTGTCCATTGCATTAAATTCCGGTTTCATTAATTTATGCAATTTACTGTCACTAATTAATCCCGCTTTATTTAAACTTTTCCAGTAAGCGATTCTTTCATAGGGGTGATGAATAAATTGTAACGGGACTTGATCCCCTTTCGTTTGGTTCATAGCTTTAATAACTAACACTTTATTATCGATTGAATCATCTTTAATAAAGCTTCGTGGAATAATATGGTCCACTTCGTAATATTTTGTCGCATTTGAAGATAATAGTGTATCTAAATCTATACTTTTCCCTGAATACATACACTTACCATTTTGAGATAAGTACAACCATAACTTTTCTTGTTGTAACTGTTCATTATTCAATTTATTAGCGACGTCAATGATGTATTTGTATTCATCCACTGATTTTAATTTGTTTTTCTTAACATTGTCATCCCATAATTGTTTTCGACTTTTCTGTTTTTTACCTTTCTGTTGATCTTCAGTCGCAAATTCCATAATAATCTTTTCTGGTTCACCAAATATTGAAGTCAATTCTCTCACCAGTTTTATCGTTGACCAGATGCCCTTTTTCAATGCTGGAGAGGTTGCTAAATTTGCGATATCTTGGTATTGAATTGTGTTTGATTGCACTTGATTCTCTTCTTTTATAAAATTCTGAAAGCCATAATCATCATTTGTTAATATTTCCATAAAGTTTTCATCAGAATGTCTCAACAATTCAATTATAGAGTGGCCCTGATGCGAGTGCGTTAATAGTTTTTCACTCAATCTTCCCCAACCCGAGTAATTCAACTTTTTCAATTGATTGATTTGTTGTGACGTTAACTCTGGATAGTTCTCTTTCAATTTTTGGACTAATATCTTTTTATCTTCAAAAATAGTAATCCATTGAATGATTTCTTCAATTTGTGCTCTTTTATCATCAATATTTCCAAAAATTTTAGTCATGTCTTGATAGGAAGATAATTTCGATACAAACTTTTTATCATCTTGCGTTCCAAAAATAGACAGCCTTTCGCCGTGATTCATAAAATTTTCGCGATGATTCGAATTCAACATGATTTCTAAAAATTTGCTATGACTCACTGTTTTATACTTCTTAAAGATGTGTTCTACTGCAAATAATTTAATTTGAGGTATCAATCTGTATTTACGATTTTTTGGATCTGTTTGAAATCTTACCTGAATCGCATTCAATTCATTCAATAATTCCATTTCTTGATACAACAAACTATTTTTCGGCAACACATCTTCATTCATCAAATATGTACATTTATTCGTCATCCGTCTAATGAATTGAGTGGCACTTTTCGAACGATCCACAACTTCATCAAAGTTCCATGGTTTAATGGGTTCATTGGATTTTCTTTCCATCCAACCAAATTTTGCTGTTGCTTGGTCGTTAACAAGTGGCCCGACATAATAAGGGATTCTAAATTGAATGAGGCTTAAAACTTTTTCAATTATTTCATCAGTGATTTCAGCATGATACTTTTGTTGGTTTCTCAAAATAGTTTCAGCTTCATACAAACTGATTTGCATCGGGATACTTGCATTATCTGTTGTATTTAAAACTTTTAACAACGTGTCATTTTCCGCTTCAAAATATAATTCACTATCTTGAGGGATGATTTTTTTGAGTTCCTTGATAAATGATGAATATTGCTTTTTAGGTCGAATTACATATTGATCGAATAAACAGAGCGCACTGAAATTTTCGTCATTCGGAATCGCTTCATATTGTTTTAAACTTTCCTTACTCGAAACGAAAATCTTTTTAAATTGTACTTTCGTTGGATCCGCCTTATATACAATGTCTTTCACTTGTTTTAATTCATTTTTAAATTTATCGTAAGCTGCTACTTTTGATATGGCCATTGACTTATTCCCATTTAATATATCTTGAAGCGTAAACGACAAATAAATTTTGTTAGCACGCTCAATCAATTCCAATTGCTCTACCGTTAAAAATGACGTTAAGTTCTCCTCATAATTATCAGCAAAAGAATGCGATTGTTTCGCTTCTTTTAACTCCTCTGCATTGTCAGCATGATTAAATAGGTCACCTTCATTAAATTTAAGACCTAACAGCATTTTTGAAAATTGTTTAAGTTCTTTCTCAATTTTAACAACAGCTTTTTCCCGATCGTTTTTAGTCATTTCGTTATCTTGCAAAATATCAAAGATTTCCTTTTTCTTCTCATAATCAAGGTTCAATGAAATGTTATTGAGCTTTTCATATACCTCAATCAGTTCTACAAAATCCTCCATATTGTCATTGTTAGATAAGTTTTCGATATTTAAATAATTGAAAAGAAAGTGGCCTCTATATTTCACTAAATGGTATAACGCTATATAGATAAGTTCAGGCTCGAATTTTTCATCTTTTAATAAGAGTGCTTCTTGTAAATGATAAATCGTTGGATACTTTTTAGGAGCATAGCGTAAGAAGCTTAAAACCTCAGAAAGACTTTTGTTTTTAAAATCCATGTTATCATTTTTCCAAGTGAACTGTCTTTGAAATTGATAAAAGTTTGGATTTTGAACTAAAGGCGCCAAAATCTCTTGTAAAAGACCTAATCGTTTAATACGACGATTATTTCTTCTTCTTGCCGTTCGAAACTGTCTACGTTCTTGAGCTGTTAGTGCACCGTCAAATAAGTATACACCTATCGCATCTTTGTCATAGTACTTTAAAATGTTAAATTCTTTATCCATACACGCATAACCGACACTTCCCGTACCAATATCGAGACTTAAAATATAAGGTTTTTGAGCCATTTTGTTTCCCTCCACTTAATTTATATATGAATATTATCGCAAATAGTTTGATAATTGTGAACACTTATGATACTATCGATTTGAAGGTTTTACTTCATTCTAAATAAACATAGTTAAGTTAAAACAAGCTTAAAGCGTCAATGTAATATTTCATTAACACCCTACTGTGTCAGTGGGGGTTTTTTAATTGTAATAAAAAATCACAAAACACGTCTTAACCTATGCTAAAACATGTTTTGTGATTGAATTCGAAATTATGCTCTCATAAACTGCGCTACGTGTTGTTGTAACTGTCTTGAGGCTGCTTTTAATTTTTGATCTTTTGTTCCTTCAAGCATCGGGGCATTCGACCATTGTTCAAAGTTTCCAAATAAGAGTGGTAAATCGAAACAATGCGGTGCGCCAAGTCTGTCATTTCCCCCGTCAATGATTTGAAAGTGAACGTCACTGCCTTTATCTTCAAATTGCTGTAATAATGCTTTTGTCGGTTGTTCAAATTCCTCAACCCTCATTTTGTCAAGTTCATCAGCTATGTTACCATGTGGCTTAAATGCATTCATTTCATTTTGAGTCACCCAAGCCATCACATCTTTGTTACCACCTGATACTTTTACTGCCTGATCAATCAAATCTTTGGATAATTGTTCGCTTTCAATTGGAATAAAGCTTGTAGGAATACGACTGGGTTGGTGATGTGAAAGGTGTGTCATGACTTGATTTTGCGCATCTAAAATCTCTTGCGTCGTCGCAGTTGCCATTGTTTTGGGTGCTAAATAGTTTTGCAATTGCGTGGACAACTGTTGTGAACTAAGTGCGGTTAATGGCTTGATTTGACCTGGAAAGCTTGCGAGGATGGCTTTGTTAAATAAATGATGTGCATCAACATGACCTAGTAAAGCCGCTGTATACCATGCCCCTGCTGACTGCCCGCCTACAGTGATATTGTCAGAATCTCCACCAAAGTAATAAATATTGTTATGCACCCACGTTAAAGCGTTGATGATATCATTTAACCCGAGATTTTTCGGACCTTCTTCTGTTTGAAAGGCACCTAATGCACCAATGCGGTAATTGATAGTGACGACAACAATATCTTCATTTTCAGCTAAATGGTTACCGTCATACCAAGGGAGCGCACCTCCACCAGTCAACCAGCCCCCACCATGTATCCAAAAGAGGACAGGTTTGTTTTTAAATTGTTTCGAGCTAAAAATGTTTAAGTGAAAAGCCGCTTCTGATTGATTCTTTTCCTCTTGTCGACACCCCATCACTGTACTGAGACGATTCGGATTTTGTGGAAACACCCTTCCTCTCATTGAACAGTCTATTACCGTATCTAAGTCTTCCCATTTCAATAAGGACGAATACTGCAATCTGCCCTCATTTTGCGCATAAGGGATTTGAAAAGCTGCATAAGATTGATTGAATGCGCATACTTTAATTTGTTTATCATGAATCTGCATCATTTTCGCCAACGCCACACACCTCGCTTTTTAATGTTGAGAAAGTTGTTTACCGTAAATGTTTTTCATACGTTTACCATGTACGAAATAGTAAAAAATGAGTGTAAGTACGAGTAAAACACCCATACAAATATAAATATTGGCAAAACCGATTTTAGCCGTGAACATACCGAGCACAAATGGACCAAAACCGAGACCTACATCCAATCCAATGAAAAATGTGGCAGTCGCTAAACCGATTTTGTGAAACGGCACAACTTTTACCGCAACCGCTTGTAAAGTCGACGCTAAGTTGCCATAACCGATACCTGCTAAAATAGCCGAAACGAAAAACGCAATTGGATTTTGGGTAATACCAAGTAAAAATAGGCTGAGTGCAAATGAAATAAACGCTGGAATATTAACGACATTTTCATTGTATTCGTCCATCAATTGACCGGCGATAGGACGTGTCACTAATGCAGCAATCGCGTAAACGATAAAGTAATAGCTGGAAATGGATTCGAAGTGATTTTCTGTCGCAAAAAATTGAATAAATGACAGCAGTGAGGAGTAACCAACGGCAATGAGTAACGTGACAATGCCAACAGGTACTGCTTCAACAGCAAAATATTTATGAATGCTGAACTTTTGATGCGTCGCATGAACAGGTTGTTCAGCTTGAGGAAATTCAACATTAAGGAAGAAAACACTAGCGAAACTGATGACACCAATGACGATACATAACGTAAAAATGACTTCCATAGGATAGTGCTCTGAAAGGTATAAACCAAAAAACGGTCCAATAGCTGCACCGACAATCAAACTCAATCCAAACATCGCAATCCCTTCACCTTTACGATTTTCTGGTGTTAAATAACCAGCGACAGCACCCGTTGCAGTCGTCACTACCGCTGTCGCCATCCCATTGAGTATACGTACGATAATTAACAACATTAATGAACCTTCAACAAAATACAATGCTTGCGTAATCAGTAATAAAATCGACCCTACGACTAACAGCTTTCGAGGTCCAACATTATCAACAAATCGACCTGTCATAAAACGACCTAAAAGTGAACCAATAACGAATAATCCAGCAACTAATCCCCCAATACTATCAGTCGTATCAAATGTTTGTATGGTATATCTGGCCATCACGACCATTAGCAAATACATACATAAAAATACTAAAAAGTTAATAATAAAATTAACTACAAATTCCTTTGTCCATATTTTTGACCCCTGAGTAGACTCCATTCGGTACCTAACTCCCTTTCATACGATTTAATAATTGCTCCATAAACTGACATATGTGTTCAAAATTCTCATCGTTTTTAACTTCAGATAGAATTTTGTCATCCATCTCTAAAATACGTTTGTTGATCGATTGAAATAAAACTTGACCTTCTTTTGATAGTTCAATCCATTTATGACGTTTATCATTTTTATCCGTCGTCACCACAATCAATTGCTTTTCTTCAAAAACTTTTAAAATTTGATGTGTTGTCGATTTTTCAATAAAACGTCTTTTCGCTATCTCCACCAATGCAGTCGGTTGATGATAGCCAATATCTTTTAACACAAGCCACCGCGCAAGATTCAAGCTGTGTTCATTCAAAATAGGTTCTATTTTTTTAACATATGGCCTATATAGCGACAATGTTAAAGAAAAAAAGTCATTCATCGTATACCTCCTTTAATAGTTAGTTTACCTAACTATTAAAGTATAGTAATTTTAAAAGGAATCGTCAAGTTGTTAATTTTATATTTGGGTCTAAAATCATTTTTATTTATTGTTGCATACGAAAAATATGAATAAAGTTGAAATGGATACCTGTAGCAGCTCTGATTATGTCATTTATGATTTTTAAAAATGCATCAAAAAAACCAAGACCCGTTTAAAAGCCTTGGTTTTCATGTCACTATTCAATAATTTGTGTTTCTGCGAGTTTCTTATACCAATATGCACTCTTTTTCGGATAGCGTTCTTGTGTTTCAAAATCAACATAGAATAAGCCATAACGCTTTTCATAACCATTTGACCAAGAGAACACGTCCATTAACGACCAAATGAAGTAACCTTTCACATTGGCGCCATCCTCAATGGTATCTGCAATCACTTCTAAATGTTGTTTTACGTAATCAATACGCGCATCGTCTTGAACTGTATTATCAACAAAATCATCTTTGTAACCTAATCCATTTTCAGTGATATAGATTTTTTTATAATTCGGGTAATCATTTTTAACACGCATGATTTGATCATATAAACCTTGTGGATAAATCATCCAATCCCAATCTGTTCTAGGGACATCCACATCAAATTCACGTTGTCCGACCCCTTTCAGTTGATATTTTGAGCCACCTTTATCTCCTTTTGAATTATGCGTTATTTCACTTTCACCTTCAAAACCACGCATCCAATCACTCATATAATAATTAATACCTAAGAAATCATTTAGGTCTTTGGCAGCTTCTAATATTTCAAAATCTTCTTCTCTTAAGTCCAATTTACCACCATTCACGCTTAGAATATGATTGACACCCTCCATAGTCTTTTCGGAATAATGTCCTAAATACGTGGCGTCTAAAATGAATTTATTGTGAAGAATATCTTCTAATTCAGCTGCACGAACATCTTCAGGATTGTCCGGGTTAAAAGGATATTTTGTAGGTAAAGCATGAACAACACCAATTTCTCCTTGATGACCTTGTTCCTTAAATAAAACAACTGCTTTAGCATGTGCAACCATCATATTATGGTGTGATTGAAACACTTTTTCAAAATGATATTGAATACCCGGAGGAAATTTACCTACGAGATATTGCCCATCTCCAATAGGTCCGATTTCATTGAATGTTGTCCAATAATTCACTTCTTTAAACTCGTTAAAACAAAATTCAGCATAATCCACAAAATGTTGGATATTATCTCTGTTAAGAAAATCGCCATTCGAATGCAGAGTTTCTGGAGTATCGAAATGATGTAATGTTACGAAAGGTTCAACATTTCTTTTAATACACTCTTTAAAAAGACGATGATAATAATCTACACCTTGGGGGTTTACTTCACCGTAACCTGTTGGAAAAATCCGTGACCATGCGATTGAAATCCGTATACCATTCACACCAAATTTTTCACTTAACTCTAAGTCAACCGGATAACGATGATAAAAGTCACTCGCCGGCTCAGCTGTGTACCAATAGTTTTCTTCCAAATAAGTATCCCATGCTACTCTGCCTTTACCGTCAATATTTGTTGCACCTTCAGCTTGATATGCTGCTGTAGCACCGCCAAAAATAAAGTCTTTCGGTAACTTTTTCATTAGAATTTGATCTCCTTTTACTTAAATTGATCTTGTACGAATTTTAAAGCAGCTTGTCCATCACGAGTGAGATTAATGTATTCTACCCCTTGTGTTTTAGCAAGCTTTATTCCAAGTCTATCCGTGTCTCGTTTAATATCTTGATAGTTTGAAGCAACTTGTGGGGCTAAAATGACAAGATCGAAATCCTTCATAATATCCATATGTGCACCATAACTATCAGCAGCCGCTTTAACAGGAACATTATATTCTGCTGCAGCCTTATTTAAAGCATTGGCAAGCAATCCACTTGTACCTCCACCGGCACATAGTACTAGAACATTGGTTGGTCCTGTAATATCACTCACTGCACTTGAATCTTTGTCTTCTTTTACAGCTTGATCTGTCGATTTGTTTGCAGTAGAACCAAGAATAGCTTCTGCTTTTTTCGTATTAAAATTCTCTCCAACTTTTGCATGCAGTTCATTCGTACTATCTACACCTTTTAATTCATCTTCTAGAATTTGGTTATCATAAACTTTAAAGAATGGATAGTAAACAATCACATCAACAATAATTAAAGTAATAGCTAATACAAACGCCCATACTTCAAATCCTGTACCCATCACAATTCCTAATGGACCTGGTGTTGTCCAAGGTAAAAATACACTAAAACTATTCATACCTATAACATCAACAAAGAATTTGAAAATCCAAACGTTTATAATCGGTGCTGCAATAAATGGTATGAAGAAAATCGGGTTTAATACGATTGGTGCACCAAATAAAATAGGTTCATTTACACCGAAAAATGTAGGTACGACTGAAGCACGCCCAATCGCTTTATTACGTTTTGATTTAGACAGCCACATAAATATGAAAGGTACAACTAATGTCGCCCCAGTACCTCCCATTGTTACGATAAACATTTGTGTACCTGGTGTTAAGATCTTATCTGCATGCTCACCAGCGTGTAACAATTTAAAGTTCGTTTCGATATTGGCATAAGTAATGGCTGCGATAGCTGGTTCAACGATAGAAGGACCGTGAATACCAACAAACCAGAAAAACGCAAAAGCACCAAATATAATTGTAATACCCACATAGCCATCTGCAGCGGTAAATAATGGTTCAAAAGTTTTTAAAATAGATTCAGCTACATTTGTTTTATTCACTGATCTTGAAAGGATGTCTAATCCATACAATATTAAGATAACAAGACTGAATGGAATTAAATCTTTAAATACTTGTGAAATATTTGGTGGTACTTCTTTAGGCATTTTAATTGTAATATTATTTTTAATACAAATATTATAAATAAAAACAGTGATAAATGCAGATAAAAACGCTGTAAGCAAACCTTTTGTTCCCATAAAAGCATTTGCAAATCCACCTTCTTCAAGTGCATTTGAAGCTAAAAATAAGAAACCACTCATCGAAGCAAGCATCGTCGATATGAAGTTGATTTGGTTTGTTCTTTCTAATTTACGGTTGAATGAATCTGTAAGTGCTTTAGCAGTCGTTCCTGCAACAAACAACCCTACAATCCCCATTGTATAACCGTATGGCTTCATAATGAGCGCTTCCATTTCTTTACTCCACTTAAATCCAAATATATTCGGAACATAAGCAATCAATAAGAAAATACTTGAAAATAAAATAATAGGCATAGCTGAAATAAAACCGTCACGAATTGCTCTCAAGTAAATATTACGTGAGAGTTTTTCAAAAAACGGCTTACCTTTTTCAATTAATCCAATCAATTTGTTCATAGATGTCAGCTCCCTCGTTTGTACAATTCAATGATGTGTTTTAACATGTCTTTTAATAAAATTGTTGTCATTAAGTGATCTTGTCCATGCATCATGGTTACGCTGTATGCAATGTCATCACCAATTGCTTCTTTTTGTAATAAACTCGTTTGTGCTTTATGTGCATCCACAATACATTGATTACCTTCTTCAATCAGTTGTTCAGCTTTATCATAATCTCCGTCGCGCGCTGCTGATAATGCCTCTAAATATTTTGAGCGTGCATCTCCTGCGTAAGCTACAATTTCAAATCCTAACATAGTAACTTCTTCTCTATTCATAAATATCATCTCCACCAAAACATTAAAATTATAGTTTTTCCTTATATGAAACAGCTGTTTCTGTTAACACTTTGTTCAGTTCGCTTATATTGTCATAACCTTCAGTGCGTAACCATTCTCTA from Staphylococcus sp. MI 10-1553 carries:
- a CDS encoding lactose-specific PTS transporter subunit EIIC, which encodes MNKLIGLIEKGKPFFEKLSRNIYLRAIRDGFISAMPIILFSSIFLLIAYVPNIFGFKWSKEMEALIMKPYGYTMGIVGLFVAGTTAKALTDSFNRKLERTNQINFISTMLASMSGFLFLASNALEEGGFANAFMGTKGLLTAFLSAFITVFIYNICIKNNITIKMPKEVPPNISQVFKDLIPFSLVILILYGLDILSRSVNKTNVAESILKTFEPLFTAADGYVGITIIFGAFAFFWFVGIHGPSIVEPAIAAITYANIETNFKLLHAGEHADKILTPGTQMFIVTMGGTGATLVVPFIFMWLSKSKRNKAIGRASVVPTFFGVNEPILFGAPIVLNPIFFIPFIAAPIINVWIFKFFVDVIGMNSFSVFLPWTTPGPLGIVMGTGFEVWAFVLAITLIIVDVIVYYPFFKVYDNQILEDELKGVDSTNELHAKVGENFNTKKAEAILGSTANKSTDQAVKEDKDSSAVSDITGPTNVLVLCAGGGTSGLLANALNKAAAEYNVPVKAAADSYGAHMDIMKDFDLVILAPQVASNYQDIKRDTDRLGIKLAKTQGVEYINLTRDGQAALKFVQDQFK
- a CDS encoding PTS lactose/cellobiose transporter subunit IIA, with the translated sequence MNREEVTMLGFEIVAYAGDARSKYLEALSAARDGDYDKAEQLIEEGNQCIVDAHKAQTSLLQKEAIGDDIAYSVTMMHGQDHLMTTILLKDMLKHIIELYKRGS
- a CDS encoding MFS transporter; the encoded protein is MYLLMVVMARYTIQTFDTTDSIGGLVAGLFVIGSLLGRFMTGRFVDNVGPRKLLVVGSILLLITQALYFVEGSLMLLIIVRILNGMATAVVTTATGAVAGYLTPENRKGEGIAMFGLSLIVGAAIGPFFGLYLSEHYPMEVIFTLCIVIGVISFASVFFLNVEFPQAEQPVHATHQKFSIHKYFAVEAVPVGIVTLLIAVGYSSLLSFIQFFATENHFESISSYYFIVYAIAALVTRPIAGQLMDEYNENVVNIPAFISFALSLFLLGITQNPIAFFVSAILAGIGYGNLASTLQAVAVKVVPFHKIGLATATFFIGLDVGLGFGPFVLGMFTAKIGFANIYICMGVLLVLTLIFYYFVHGKRMKNIYGKQLSQH
- the lacG gene encoding 6-phospho-beta-galactosidase, which produces MKKLPKDFIFGGATAAYQAEGATNIDGKGRVAWDTYLEENYWYTAEPASDFYHRYPVDLELSEKFGVNGIRISIAWSRIFPTGYGEVNPQGVDYYHRLFKECIKRNVEPFVTLHHFDTPETLHSNGDFLNRDNIQHFVDYAEFCFNEFKEVNYWTTFNEIGPIGDGQYLVGKFPPGIQYHFEKVFQSHHNMMVAHAKAVVLFKEQGHQGEIGVVHALPTKYPFNPDNPEDVRAAELEDILHNKFILDATYLGHYSEKTMEGVNHILSVNGGKLDLREEDFEILEAAKDLNDFLGINYYMSDWMRGFEGESEITHNSKGDKGGSKYQLKGVGQREFDVDVPRTDWDWMIYPQGLYDQIMRVKNDYPNYKKIYITENGLGYKDDFVDNTVQDDARIDYVKQHLEVIADTIEDGANVKGYFIWSLMDVFSWSNGYEKRYGLFYVDFETQERYPKKSAYWYKKLAETQIIE
- a CDS encoding MarR family winged helix-turn-helix transcriptional regulator gives rise to the protein MNDFFSLTLSLYRPYVKKIEPILNEHSLNLARWLVLKDIGYHQPTALVEIAKRRFIEKSTTHQILKVFEEKQLIVVTTDKNDKRHKWIELSKEGQVLFQSINKRILEMDDKILSEVKNDENFEHICQFMEQLLNRMKGS